Proteins from a genomic interval of Chanodichthys erythropterus isolate Z2021 chromosome 6, ASM2448905v1, whole genome shotgun sequence:
- the utp3 gene encoding something about silencing protein 10 produces the protein MVRARRVIRKPRAKKQEEYDSDDPDPEAEAIPDKKSAAYVEDKVDKFHNEKISNLLARGVQEDSDEEDEDKAVEVMPLTLSDSENDDDDDEEEEEEVQEEDNEGDTDMESDLEGRKDDNLPNDMAWGDKKNIFYNSDYVTKKGKSFEEIEAEDKEEEEEAKNIQRRLAANLSEEDYDLNLLEEFAAKAEEEKGVEKEEKIVKDLKTMSQKEKLKLLKKESPELLELIQDFKVKLTELRDEVQPLVEMVKDGRIPPGKGAKYLITKQQLYLNYCTNISFYLVLKAKRIPAHNHPVIERLLTYRNLINELGAVDARLAPQLRQLLSGEKPDKPARRSAKVSEETELAEAEESDLDEEANLRFYNAMAERQKLKRKKIEMQNQDGLVEEEGKEENAKRGITYQMSKNKGLTPKRKKIDRNPRVKHREKFRRAQIRRKGQVREVRREETRYSGEWSGIRAGVKRSVKLK, from the exons ATGGTCCGAGCAAGAAG ggTAATAAGAAAGCCTAGAGCAAAAAAGCAAGAAGAATATGACAGTGATGACCCTGACCCTGAAGCAGAAGCTATTCCAGATaag AAATCGGCAGCATATGTGGAGGATAAAGTAGATAAATTCCACAATGAAAAAATCTCA AATCTCTTGGCTCGAGGGGTGCAGGAAGACAGTGATGAAGAGGATGAAGATAAAGCT gtggaGGTCATGCCCCTGACACTTTCTGACTCTgagaatgatgatgatgatgatgaagaggaggaggaggaagtgCAAGAAGAGGATAATGAAGGGGACACAGACATGGAGAGTGACCTGGAAGGACGGAAAGATGACA ATCTTCCAAATGACATGGCTTGGGGAGACaaaaagaatattttttataattctgATTATGTCACTAAAA aGGGAAAATCTTTTGAAGAGATAGAGGCAGAAGAcaaagaagaggaagaggaggccAAAAACATTCAAAGGAGATTGGCAGCCAACCTAAGTGAGGAAGACTATGATCTAAACCTGCTTGAG GAGTTTGCAGCAAAGGCTGAAGAGGAGAAGGGGGTTGAAAAAGAGGAAAAGATTGTGAAAGATTTGAAGACCATGTCACAGAAGGAAAAGCTCAAACTGCTGAAGAAGGAATCACCAGAGTTGTTGGAACTTATTCAGGACTTCAAAGTAAAG CTTACAGAATTGAGGGATGAAGTTCAGCCCCTTGTGGAGATGGTGAAAGATGGACGTATTCCTCCTGGAAAG GGTGCAAAATACCTCATTACGAAACAGCAACTTTATCTTAA CTATTGCACAAACATCAGTTTTTATTTGGTTCTAAAAGCTAAGAGAATTCCAGCACACAACCATCCTGTGATTGAGAGATTACTTACCTACAGAAAT CTGATAAATGAACTAGGAGCAGTAGATGCTAGACTGGCTCCTCAATTGCGGCAGCTTCTTTCTGGAGAAAAGCCAGACAAACCTGCAAGGAGATCAGCGAAA GTATCAGAAGAGACCGAGTTGGCGGAAGCAGAGGAGTCAGATTTGGATGAGGAAGCGAATCTGCGCTTCTACAACGCCATGGCGGAGAGGCAGAAACTCAAGAGGAAAAAGATTGAGATGCAGAACCAGGATGG ATTGGTGGAAGAGGAAGGGAAGGAGGAAAATGCTAAAAGAGGGATCACCTATCAG ATGTCCAAGAACAAAGGGCTCACACCTAAGAGGAAGAAGATTGACCGGAATCCCAGAGTCAAACACAGAGAGAAGTTCAGACGTGCCCAGATTCGTCGCAAGGGTCAG GTTCGTGAGGTGCGGCGCGAGGAGACGAGATACAGTGGAGAATGGTCCGGTATTCGTGCTGGAGTTAAGAGGAGTGTCAAACTCAAGTGA
- the ppcs gene encoding phosphopantothenate--cysteine ligase isoform X1: MASSAVDGGLSEEFAVPSHVEEVRKLMAEFAEHHSSAGRRVVLITSGGTKVPLESRTVRFLDNFSSGRRGASSAEYFLDSGYAVIFLHRHRSLYPYTRLYTGVNLLDSLRLETGKEDNCQILVDQNTLPNIAKVLKRYQAVKAAGLLLPVEFNTLSEYLHLLKAAAQALSSIGSKAMFYLAAAVSDFYIPASEMPEHKIQSSNGPLQISMKMVPKMLSPLVKDWAPQAFVISFKLETDPSILLERARRALETYNHQAVVANVLDTRRGYVVVVTKDTQHELVLTDEEVQKEVEIEDRIVSNLTAAHSQFMSPV, from the exons ATGGCCTCAAGTGCAGTGGATGGAGGACTGTCTGAAGAGTTTGCGGTCCCCTCTCATGTGGAAGAAGTCAGGAAACTCATGGCAGAGTTTGCTGAACATCACAGTTCGGCCGGGCGCAGAGTAGTTCTGATCACCTCGGGAGGAACTAAAGTTCCTCTGGAATCCCGAACGGTACGATTCCTGGATAACTTCAGCAGTGGTCGGCGTGGGGCATCCTCTGCAGAGTATTTCCTGGACTCAGGCTATGCAGTGATCTTTCTGCATAGGCATCGTTCTCTCTACCCATACACTCGTCTATACACAGGGGTCAATTTACTGGATAGCTTACGATTAGAGACTGGTAAGGAGGACAATTGTCAGATCCTAGTGGATCAGAACACCCTTCCAAACATTGCAAAGGTTTTAAAGCGCTATCAGGCAGTGAAAGCAGCAGGATTACTGCTTCCGGTGGAATTCAACACCCTGTCAGAGTACCTCCATCTTCTTAAAGCTGCAGCCCAAGCATTAAGCTCCATAG GGTCCAAGGCTATGTTTTATTTGGCTGCTGCCGTTTCTGATTTCTACATCCCAGCATCTGAAATGCCAGAACATAAAATTCAGTCCTCTAATGGGCCACTTCAG ATAAGTATGAAGATGGTTCCCAAGATGCTGTCCCCATTGGTGAAGGACTGGGCACCTCAGGCATTTGTCATCTCTTTCAAGCTGGAAACGGACCCCTCCATCCTTTTGGAGCGAGCACGGCGTGCCTTAGAAACGTACAACCACCAGGCAGTGGTTGCGAATGTTCTCGACACACGCCGTGGTTATGTGGTTGTGGTCACTAAAGACACACAACACGAGCTGGTCCTCACAGATGAGGAAGTGCAGAAAGAGGTAGAGATAGAGGACAGGATTGTCAGTAATCTGACTGCAGCACACAGTCAATTTATGTCTCCAGTATGA
- the ppcs gene encoding phosphopantothenate--cysteine ligase isoform X2: MKMVPKMLSPLVKDWAPQAFVISFKLETDPSILLERARRALETYNHQAVVANVLDTRRGYVVVVTKDTQHELVLTDEEVQKEVEIEDRIVSNLTAAHSQFMSPV; this comes from the coding sequence ATGAAGATGGTTCCCAAGATGCTGTCCCCATTGGTGAAGGACTGGGCACCTCAGGCATTTGTCATCTCTTTCAAGCTGGAAACGGACCCCTCCATCCTTTTGGAGCGAGCACGGCGTGCCTTAGAAACGTACAACCACCAGGCAGTGGTTGCGAATGTTCTCGACACACGCCGTGGTTATGTGGTTGTGGTCACTAAAGACACACAACACGAGCTGGTCCTCACAGATGAGGAAGTGCAGAAAGAGGTAGAGATAGAGGACAGGATTGTCAGTAATCTGACTGCAGCACACAGTCAATTTATGTCTCCAGTATGA